A single Antechinus flavipes isolate AdamAnt ecotype Samford, QLD, Australia chromosome 5, AdamAnt_v2, whole genome shotgun sequence DNA region contains:
- the MIP gene encoding lens fiber major intrinsic protein — MWELRSASFWRAIFAEFFATLFYVFFGLGASLRWTPGPIHVLQVAVAFGLALATLVQAVGHVSGAHVNPAVTFAFLVGSQMSLLRALCYIVAQLLGAVAGAAVLYSVTPAAVRGNLALNTLHPGVSVGQATIVEIFLTLQFVLCIFATFDERRNGRLGSVALAIGVSLTLGHLFGMYYTGAGMNPARSFAPAILTRNFSNHWVYWVGPIIGGSLGGLLYDFLLFPRIKSVSERLTILKGIRPNDSDGQPEVTGEPVELKTQAL, encoded by the exons ATGTGGGAACTTCGCTCAGCCTCCTTCTGGAGGGCCATTTTTGCCGAATTTTTCGCCACCCTCTTTTATGTCTTCTTTGGGCTGGGAGCCTCCCTACGCTGGACCCCCGGCCCCATACACGTCCTACAGGTGGCTGTGGCCTTTGGACTGGCCCTGGCCACGTTGGTGCAGGCAGTAGGCCATGTCAGCGGAGCCCATGTCAACCCAGCCGTCACCTTCGCTTTCCTCGTGGGCTCCCAGATGTCCCTGCTCCGGGCCCTCTGCTACATTGTAGCCCAGTTGCTGGGGGCTGTGGCTGGGGCTGCTGTGCTGTACAGTGTTACCCCCGCAGCTGTCCGTGGGAACCTGGCGCTCAACACG CTACACCCTGGGGTGAGCGTGGGTCAGGCCACTATCGTGGAGATCTTCTTGACCCTTCAGTTTGTGCTCTGCATCTTTGCCACGTTTGATGAGAGGAGGAATGGACGCTTGGGTTCTGTGGCATTAGCTATTGGTGTCTCTCTCACCTTGGGGCATCTATTTGGG ATGTATTATACAGGTGCAGGCATGAACCCTGCTCGATCCTTTGCTCCTGCTATCCTCACCAGGAACTTCAGCAACCACTGG GTGTACTGGGTAGGACCGATCATCGGGGGATCTCTAGGTGGCCTCCTCTATgacttcctcctctttccccggATCAAGAGTGTGTCAGAGAGACTAACTATCCTCAAGGGTATCAGGCCCAATGACTCTGATGGGCAACCAGAGGTCACTGGGGAGCCTGTTGAGCTAAAGACCCAAGCCCTATAG